The Flavobacterium marginilacus genome window below encodes:
- a CDS encoding DUF3995 domain-containing protein codes for MRAIGDFNYVGFFKKIKLAKFGKNDTKYFSPLCLIIGILTLILELIK; via the coding sequence TTGCGGGCAATTGGAGATTTTAATTATGTTGGTTTTTTCAAAAAAATCAAGCTGGCCAAATTTGGCAAAAATGACACAAAATATTTTTCTCCTTTATGTCTGATAATTGGAATACTGACACTAATTTTAGAATTGATCAAATAA
- a CDS encoding response regulator transcription factor, with protein sequence MENEKHSLLNRNKIKAVTDEDKLQLSNYLEVVKSFAKITYQSVYVIDYEKMKFEYVSDTPLFLCGYSSEEVLEMGYEFYFKNVYKEDLALLNTINNAGFDFYDKLPNNEERKLYSISYDFHLKGKYNKPILINHKLTPLFLDQKGAVWKSLCLVSVSHNKNAGNVIINKEGSAVFWELDLSNEVWIVKDKSKLKDKELEVLRLYAQGLTINQIAEKMFVSPDTIKYYRRKIFEIFDVKNFTEALSFAIDNKII encoded by the coding sequence ATGGAAAATGAAAAACACTCATTGCTCAACAGAAACAAAATAAAAGCAGTCACTGATGAAGACAAACTTCAGCTGAGCAATTATTTGGAAGTGGTAAAATCTTTTGCAAAAATAACGTATCAAAGTGTTTATGTGATCGATTATGAGAAAATGAAATTCGAATATGTTTCAGATACTCCTTTGTTTTTATGCGGTTATTCATCCGAAGAAGTACTTGAAATGGGGTATGAATTTTATTTTAAAAATGTTTACAAAGAGGATTTAGCGTTATTGAACACAATCAACAATGCTGGATTTGATTTTTATGATAAACTGCCAAATAATGAGGAGCGAAAATTATACAGTATTTCGTATGACTTTCATTTAAAAGGGAAATACAATAAACCAATTCTCATTAACCATAAATTGACACCGCTTTTTCTTGATCAAAAAGGGGCAGTTTGGAAATCATTGTGTTTAGTGTCGGTTTCTCATAATAAAAATGCTGGGAATGTTATTATAAACAAAGAAGGCTCGGCAGTTTTTTGGGAATTGGATTTATCAAACGAAGTCTGGATTGTAAAAGACAAATCGAAACTTAAAGACAAAGAACTGGAAGTACTTCGTTTGTATGCCCAAGGATTAACGATAAACCAGATTGCCGAAAAAATGTTTGTTTCACCCGATACGATAAAATATTACCGAAGAAAGATTTTTGAAATTTTTGATGTTAAAAATTTTACCGAAGCACTTTCTTTTGCGATAGATAATAAGATTATCTGA
- a CDS encoding DUF3667 domain-containing protein, giving the protein MTCKNCNSEINHNFCPNCGQPSKLKRIDAHYISHEIEHVLHFDRGILFTIKELFLNPGQNIRNYISENRSRLVKPVIFIILTSLIYTLISHFFHIEDEYIKYEGLDKSAFVKILGWLQANYGYMNILTGTFIAIWLKVFFKKYGYNFFELLIMLCFTMGISMLIFAFFAIIEGVFHFKLLSLAGMIGMIYLVWATGNFFEENKITNYSKALISYLLGMITFFILTLAIGISIDLLTKH; this is encoded by the coding sequence ATGACCTGTAAAAACTGCAATAGCGAGATAAATCACAACTTTTGTCCAAACTGCGGACAGCCGTCAAAACTAAAAAGAATTGATGCACATTATATTAGCCACGAAATTGAGCACGTTTTACATTTTGACCGCGGTATTTTATTCACCATCAAAGAACTTTTTTTAAATCCAGGACAAAATATCAGAAACTATATTTCCGAAAACCGAAGCCGTCTGGTTAAACCGGTTATCTTCATAATTTTAACATCCTTAATTTATACGCTCATAAGCCATTTTTTTCACATTGAAGATGAATATATTAAATACGAAGGTTTAGATAAATCTGCATTTGTCAAAATTTTAGGCTGGCTTCAGGCAAATTATGGATATATGAATATTTTGACTGGCACATTCATTGCAATTTGGCTAAAAGTGTTCTTCAAAAAGTATGGTTATAACTTTTTTGAACTACTCATAATGTTATGTTTTACAATGGGAATTTCTATGCTGATTTTTGCTTTTTTTGCCATTATAGAAGGCGTTTTTCATTTTAAATTATTGAGCCTCGCAGGAATGATTGGCATGATTTATTTAGTATGGGCAACAGGCAATTTCTTCGAAGAAAATAAGATAACTAATTATTCCAAAGCATTAATCAGTTATTTATTGGGAATGATAACATTCTTTATTCTTACATTAGCAATAGGAATATCAATTGACTTACTAACAAAACATTAA
- a CDS encoding DNA topoisomerase 3: MKVCIAEKPSVAREIASVLGANTKHDGYYEGNGYAVTYTFGHLCTLKEPHDYKPNWKSWDLNNLPMLPEKFETKVVQNSGIQKQFKIIKSLFDKAEVVINCGDAGQEGELIQRWVMNEAQYKGEIQRLWISSLTTEAIKEGFENLKPSANYDNLYYAGFSRAIGDWLLGMNATRLYTVKHGGYKQVLSIGRVQTPTLAMVVDRFKEIENFKPQPYWELQTLYRETLFSYEEGRFLKKEDGEILAEKVKESDFEIVSVEKKNGNEYAPKLFDLTGLQVYCNQKFGFSAEETLKIAQTLYEQKVITYPRVDTTFLPNDIYPKVPGILKNLTNYSQLTQSVLEKKIKKSPKVFNDKKVTDHHAIIPTGVQNNLPYNQQQVYDIIVKRFIAVFYDDCLVANTTVIGKAADVTFKATGKEILKKGFRVVFEDPNAKEKEADILPSFTVGEKGPHQPSFLQKETKPPNQFTEATLLRAMETAGKQVDDEDLRELMKENGIGRPSTRANIIETLFKRQYIVRNKKQVLPTPTGIQLIETIQNELIKSAELTGSWEKQLKDIEKGEFTAGAFIKNMKNMVEALIYEVRSETRRANISHAAAVHKPAVKAEKKKADGILAEACPKCQKGNILKGKSAYGCSEYKSGCDFVMPYVFEGKKISENQYLRLVQKGSTVNIKGFKLDSETVEGLIRFEENYKLKLEPKKTEPKAKTASDSDSLTCPKCKKGTILKGKTAYGCGEYKSGCDFKVTFDEVRAKLKDQKPTKELVYDILTKSV; encoded by the coding sequence ATGAAGGTCTGTATTGCCGAGAAACCAAGTGTAGCACGCGAAATTGCATCCGTTTTGGGTGCCAATACCAAGCACGATGGCTATTACGAAGGCAATGGTTATGCGGTGACCTACACTTTCGGGCATTTATGCACCTTAAAAGAACCGCATGATTACAAACCCAACTGGAAAAGCTGGGATCTAAACAATCTGCCGATGCTTCCTGAAAAATTCGAAACCAAGGTGGTGCAGAATTCGGGAATCCAAAAACAGTTCAAAATCATAAAAAGTCTGTTTGACAAAGCCGAAGTGGTCATCAACTGCGGGGATGCCGGACAGGAAGGAGAACTCATTCAGCGCTGGGTGATGAACGAAGCGCAATACAAAGGCGAGATACAGCGCCTTTGGATTTCGTCCCTAACCACAGAAGCCATAAAAGAGGGTTTCGAAAACCTGAAACCATCCGCCAATTACGACAATTTATACTATGCTGGATTTTCCAGAGCCATTGGTGACTGGTTATTGGGTATGAATGCCACTCGTTTGTACACTGTAAAACACGGCGGTTACAAACAAGTGTTATCTATCGGACGCGTACAAACACCTACGCTGGCAATGGTTGTGGACCGTTTTAAAGAAATCGAAAACTTTAAGCCACAGCCCTACTGGGAACTGCAGACCTTATACCGAGAAACACTTTTCAGTTATGAAGAGGGCCGTTTTCTAAAAAAGGAAGATGGAGAAATTCTGGCCGAAAAAGTTAAGGAAAGTGATTTCGAAATTGTTTCTGTCGAAAAAAAGAATGGTAACGAATATGCTCCAAAGCTTTTTGATTTAACGGGTTTGCAGGTATACTGCAACCAGAAGTTTGGTTTTTCGGCAGAAGAAACACTCAAGATTGCGCAGACTTTATACGAACAAAAAGTAATTACGTATCCAAGAGTTGACACGACTTTTCTGCCAAATGACATTTACCCAAAAGTACCAGGAATTCTAAAAAATCTGACGAATTACAGTCAATTAACTCAGTCGGTTTTAGAAAAAAAAATAAAAAAATCTCCGAAGGTTTTCAACGACAAAAAAGTAACAGACCACCATGCAATTATTCCAACGGGAGTGCAAAACAATCTGCCGTACAACCAGCAGCAGGTTTATGATATTATTGTGAAGCGTTTTATCGCTGTGTTTTATGACGATTGCTTGGTTGCCAATACGACTGTAATTGGGAAAGCGGCCGATGTTACTTTTAAAGCCACCGGAAAAGAAATCTTGAAAAAAGGGTTTCGCGTAGTTTTCGAAGATCCGAATGCCAAAGAAAAAGAAGCCGATATATTACCAAGTTTTACTGTGGGGGAAAAAGGTCCGCACCAGCCATCCTTTCTGCAGAAAGAGACCAAACCGCCCAATCAGTTTACCGAAGCTACTTTACTGCGCGCCATGGAAACAGCGGGCAAACAGGTAGATGATGAAGACCTGCGAGAACTGATGAAAGAAAACGGAATTGGCCGTCCGTCAACTCGGGCAAACATTATTGAAACGCTTTTTAAACGCCAGTATATTGTCCGGAACAAAAAACAGGTACTACCTACCCCAACCGGAATTCAGCTGATTGAAACCATTCAGAATGAATTAATAAAATCGGCAGAACTTACCGGTTCTTGGGAAAAGCAGCTGAAAGATATTGAAAAAGGCGAATTTACTGCTGGTGCATTTATCAAAAACATGAAAAACATGGTCGAAGCTCTGATCTATGAAGTGCGGAGCGAGACCAGACGCGCCAATATTTCACATGCTGCAGCGGTTCATAAACCAGCTGTAAAAGCCGAAAAAAAGAAAGCCGATGGAATTTTGGCGGAAGCCTGCCCAAAATGCCAGAAAGGAAATATCCTAAAAGGGAAATCGGCCTACGGATGCAGTGAATACAAATCGGGCTGTGATTTTGTGATGCCGTATGTCTTTGAAGGTAAAAAAATTTCCGAAAACCAATATTTACGGTTGGTCCAAAAAGGATCAACTGTAAATATAAAAGGCTTCAAATTAGATTCTGAAACCGTTGAAGGCTTAATCCGTTTTGAAGAAAATTATAAACTTAAATTAGAACCAAAGAAAACGGAACCAAAAGCTAAAACAGCATCCGATTCAGATTCATTGACCTGCCCAAAATGTAAAAAAGGAACTATTCTGAAAGGAAAAACCGCTTATGGCTGTGGTGAGTACAAATCCGGCTGTGATTTTAAAGTAACTTTTGACGAAGTCAGAGCAAAACTAAAAGATCAAAAACCAACGAAAGAATTGGTTTACGACATTTTAACGAAAAGTGTTTAG
- a CDS encoding DUF6265 family protein: protein MFQKATLTLLLLAIVSCKNSETAEKDQIKSANWLLGKWESKIDDGDLSENWKQVNDSTFQGESFFIKGKDTLHFESITLQQKGEELFYNATVKGQNENKAVPFRLTSKTEKQLVFENPKHDYPQKIIYTQISKDSLVASISGVQLGKPSAEKFGMKKAESEK from the coding sequence ATGTTTCAAAAAGCAACTCTAACACTTCTTTTATTAGCCATTGTTTCCTGCAAGAACTCTGAAACTGCAGAGAAAGACCAAATAAAATCTGCCAATTGGTTATTAGGGAAATGGGAATCCAAAATCGATGACGGCGATCTTTCAGAAAACTGGAAACAAGTCAATGACAGTACTTTTCAAGGAGAATCATTTTTCATTAAAGGAAAAGACACCTTGCATTTTGAGTCCATAACACTGCAGCAAAAAGGAGAAGAATTATTTTATAACGCCACTGTAAAGGGACAGAACGAAAACAAAGCAGTTCCTTTTAGACTAACGTCCAAAACTGAAAAACAATTGGTTTTTGAAAATCCAAAACACGATTATCCTCAAAAAATCATTTATACACAAATAAGCAAAGACAGTCTTGTTGCTTCCATTTCGGGAGTCCAATTAGGCAAACCAAGCGCAGAAAAATTCGGAATGAAAAAGGCTGAGTCAGAAAAATAA
- a CDS encoding TonB-dependent siderophore receptor: protein MKNVILISTIMLFSIAGYSQQTAKDSISKLNEVHITNKYKYKREKSTTVSKMPLKDIENPQVYNTVTSELLKEQVVTNLNDALKNATGITRLWESTGRGTDGAEYFSMRGFAVQPTMTNGLPAVTNATVDPINVDNIEVMKGPSGTLYGSSLISYGGLINIVTKKPYDFFGGEISYTSGTYGLDRVTTDINAPLGQGFSVRLNAAYQNENSFQDAGFSKSFFFAPSLSYKVNDKLSFLVNTEFSSRNSANAPMVFLNRYVPLSFHSMDLFEQNYKKSYTSNDLTISNPSFNMQTQMFYKISDQWTSQTALSRSTTKSEGYGSYLWDGGDGDHFGRFVNEANSQTNTTDIQQNFIGDFKIGSLRNRIVVGLDYFGSKIQSGGSGWLANGVVSLKDQTDTGDLTQGGIDGILKGSFQGNSTAETQVLSAYASDVLNVTDRLSAMVSLRIDNFKSITGDESNDQTALSPKLGIVYQVIEDKVSLFGNYMNGFTNVLPKQITIGSETSVRSFDPEHANQFEFGLKTNLYKDIISATISYYDIDVKDKVITDPVTFTNFIQGGAVYSRGFEVSLTANPTKGLNLIAGFSNNKSEMTNEVFEGSGYLDMRPEEAGPETLINFWANYAFPEGSLKGFALGFGGNYASEYATLNRSNIGTFELPSYTILNSVLSYNTSKFGISLKANNLLNEKYYSGWSTITPQRLRSVYAGLTYKF, encoded by the coding sequence ATGAAGAATGTAATTTTAATCTCCACCATTATGCTTTTTTCAATAGCTGGTTATTCCCAGCAAACTGCTAAAGACAGCATAAGTAAGTTAAATGAAGTACACATCACCAACAAGTACAAATACAAAAGAGAAAAAAGCACTACCGTTTCCAAAATGCCTCTAAAGGATATTGAAAACCCACAAGTTTACAACACCGTTACAAGTGAATTATTGAAAGAACAAGTGGTTACAAACCTTAACGATGCTCTTAAAAATGCAACAGGTATTACCCGTCTCTGGGAATCTACAGGCCGTGGTACTGATGGCGCTGAGTATTTTAGCATGAGAGGTTTTGCAGTACAGCCTACAATGACAAATGGATTGCCAGCTGTAACAAATGCAACAGTAGATCCTATAAATGTTGATAATATTGAAGTAATGAAAGGACCGTCTGGAACTTTATACGGAAGCAGCTTAATCTCTTACGGCGGGCTGATTAATATTGTAACAAAAAAACCATATGATTTTTTTGGAGGTGAAATAAGTTACACTTCGGGAACTTATGGGCTTGACAGAGTTACGACAGATATAAATGCTCCCTTAGGCCAAGGATTTTCTGTTCGCCTTAATGCCGCTTATCAAAATGAGAATTCATTCCAGGATGCAGGATTCAGTAAATCTTTTTTCTTTGCTCCTTCTTTGAGTTATAAAGTAAATGACAAATTATCATTCTTAGTAAATACTGAATTTTCAAGCAGAAACTCAGCAAATGCTCCAATGGTTTTCTTAAATAGATATGTTCCTCTATCATTCCATTCTATGGATTTATTCGAACAAAATTATAAAAAATCATATACTTCAAATGATTTAACGATTAGCAACCCTTCATTTAATATGCAGACTCAGATGTTTTATAAAATATCTGACCAATGGACTTCGCAAACAGCTTTATCAAGAAGTACAACTAAATCTGAAGGTTATGGTTCTTATCTTTGGGATGGTGGAGATGGAGATCATTTTGGCAGATTCGTTAATGAAGCAAACAGCCAAACCAATACTACTGACATTCAGCAGAACTTTATTGGTGATTTCAAAATCGGTTCTCTAAGAAATCGAATAGTAGTTGGACTGGATTATTTTGGTTCAAAAATCCAAAGTGGAGGTTCTGGCTGGTTAGCCAATGGAGTAGTATCACTTAAAGACCAAACTGATACCGGAGATTTAACTCAAGGCGGTATTGACGGAATACTAAAAGGATCTTTTCAAGGAAATTCAACGGCCGAAACACAAGTTTTAAGTGCTTATGCTTCAGATGTTCTTAATGTAACAGATCGTCTTTCTGCAATGGTAAGTTTAAGAATTGATAATTTTAAATCTATTACAGGAGACGAATCAAATGATCAAACAGCATTGTCTCCTAAACTTGGAATAGTGTATCAAGTAATTGAAGATAAGGTTTCATTATTTGGAAACTATATGAATGGTTTTACTAATGTATTGCCAAAACAGATTACAATTGGCAGTGAAACAAGTGTGAGATCATTTGATCCTGAACATGCCAATCAATTTGAATTTGGATTAAAAACGAATTTATACAAAGACATCATTTCTGCAACAATAAGTTATTATGATATTGATGTAAAAGACAAAGTAATAACTGATCCTGTCACCTTTACTAACTTTATACAAGGCGGAGCCGTATATAGCAGAGGTTTTGAAGTTAGTCTTACTGCTAACCCAACCAAAGGTTTAAACTTAATTGCAGGTTTTAGCAACAACAAAAGTGAGATGACAAATGAAGTGTTTGAAGGCTCAGGATACTTAGACATGAGACCAGAAGAAGCAGGTCCAGAAACATTGATAAATTTTTGGGCAAATTATGCATTTCCTGAAGGCAGTTTAAAAGGATTTGCTCTTGGATTTGGAGGGAACTATGCTAGTGAATATGCAACTCTAAATAGGTCAAATATTGGGACATTCGAATTACCAAGTTACACTATACTAAACTCTGTACTTTCATACAACACCAGTAAATTCGGTATCTCTTTAAAAGCCAATAATCTTTTAAATGAAAAATATTATTCAGGCTGGTCAACAATAACGCCTCAACGTTTAAGAAGTGTATATGCTGGTTTAACTTATAAATTCTAG
- a CDS encoding PepSY-associated TM helix domain-containing protein, which yields MKSKFKKTIGKLHLWLGLSTGLLVFIIAITGCLYVFQEEITNYLRKDAIFHKEQNIASKKILPLKILEDKVNAFTKEKYPVHWANIPMDKSRSYIFYYYEHNTEAWNFFDEYVVYKSVYVNPFTGKILGVYDETADFFSIIKSLHYSFLLKSEWGTYVTGIPTLIFVFMLISGIILWWPKNKNARKQRFSFQWSKVKNWKRKNYDLHNILGFYASSLAFVIAFTGLFYSFFFIQAILYITFSGGSLAYPDFSHIKTKAPLEARNDYTLDKIGKKVEELYPDAFAYSLDFGHEHIDDHEHPNYSVFVKQLSYSYHVNHSLIFDENSGELLHVHSHKDKNLGEKAVAANYDIHVGAIFGFPGKILAFILSLICASLPITGFLIWWGRKKKKKETNPVIE from the coding sequence ATGAAAAGTAAGTTCAAAAAAACGATCGGAAAACTGCATTTATGGCTCGGACTATCAACGGGTCTCTTGGTATTTATCATTGCTATCACCGGCTGTCTGTATGTGTTTCAGGAAGAAATCACAAATTATCTTCGAAAAGATGCTATTTTTCATAAAGAACAAAATATAGCTTCCAAAAAAATACTTCCATTAAAAATTCTGGAAGATAAAGTAAACGCATTTACCAAGGAAAAATATCCTGTGCATTGGGCAAATATTCCAATGGATAAAAGCAGAAGTTATATTTTTTACTACTACGAACACAATACCGAAGCATGGAATTTCTTTGATGAATATGTAGTTTACAAATCCGTTTATGTAAATCCTTTTACAGGTAAAATTCTGGGTGTTTACGATGAAACTGCGGATTTTTTCAGCATTATTAAATCGTTACATTACAGCTTTTTGCTAAAATCCGAATGGGGAACCTATGTTACAGGCATACCGACATTGATATTCGTTTTTATGCTCATTTCAGGCATAATTCTTTGGTGGCCAAAAAACAAGAATGCCCGAAAACAGCGTTTTTCTTTTCAATGGAGTAAAGTAAAAAACTGGAAAAGAAAGAATTATGATCTGCACAACATTTTAGGATTTTATGCTTCTTCATTAGCTTTTGTGATAGCATTTACAGGATTATTTTATTCTTTCTTTTTTATCCAAGCCATTCTATATATTACATTTTCCGGCGGAAGTTTAGCCTATCCTGATTTTTCACATATTAAAACCAAAGCTCCTTTAGAAGCAAGAAATGACTACACTCTAGACAAAATCGGCAAAAAAGTCGAAGAATTATATCCAGATGCTTTTGCGTACAGTTTGGATTTTGGCCACGAGCACATTGATGATCACGAACATCCAAATTATTCCGTTTTTGTCAAACAATTGTCTTATTCGTATCATGTTAACCACAGTCTGATATTCGATGAAAACTCGGGCGAACTACTTCATGTTCATTCGCATAAAGATAAAAATTTAGGAGAGAAAGCAGTAGCAGCAAATTATGACATTCATGTTGGAGCAATTTTTGGATTTCCTGGAAAAATTTTAGCATTTATTCTTAGTTTAATCTGCGCTTCACTTCCTATAACTGGATTTTTGATTTGGTGGGGACGAAAGAAAAAGAAAAAAGAAACAAATCCTGTAATTGAATAG
- a CDS encoding TonB-dependent receptor yields MNNSKLRIKHLILVICLLLFSAVSLFAQQNHGKIKGIITTSDGQPASDVNVVLKDSKYFTITNETGNFEFNRVKTDTYTLQVSLTGYESIEKEVTITEHETAALNLQLKVSNKELQEVTINSRKSRVSKKTDYVARMPLKNLENPQVYNLIPKELFQEQIAVDIAGAMRNAPGVVPLNYPSGGFALIMRGFTVGINSRNGMETLSGRSSVGIANVERIEVLKGPSGTLFGSSASSFGGVVNLVTKKPFETASTEIAYTGGSFGLNQLTADINTPLTKEKNVLFRLNVGVNKEKSFLDYGFNNSLSFTPSLTFKATEKLTFNVDAELYNVKSTKPLYPSAVAASGITNPEDVKLDYKKSLVHEDADAKSSASKAFVQAEYQIADHWKSTTLFSYVSENVEYSYQVLPTWTSPTVVTARATVFGPISSNYTNIQENINGEFETGILKHKFLAGFNYRYYSDTFSSTPTSAVIRTIDVTTNFAPIRKKEIDALLGIPAIRAGRNEYTASGYVSDVISYADRISVMLSLRLDNFDRKESGTTPAYNQNSLSPKLGVVYQVIKNQLSIFGNYMNGFQNLAPVNQPNGEQLILDPLYANQYEGGIKAELFNRKLSTTVSYYNITNDNAVMRYTDLTYEQGGKQVSKGYEFELIANPIPGLDIIAGYGYNDNRIVKSTTFQGNKAADAPENMVNFWASYKSQSILKGLGIGFGANYVDESFMATSNTFYIPSYTIFNGTVFYEQPAWRIGIKLNNLTNEKYWSTWGAPQAPTNFLANLTFKF; encoded by the coding sequence ATGAACAATTCAAAACTTCGAATAAAACATTTAATTCTTGTAATCTGCTTACTTCTCTTTTCGGCTGTTAGTCTTTTCGCTCAGCAGAATCACGGAAAAATAAAAGGAATCATAACTACCTCAGACGGACAGCCAGCCAGCGATGTAAATGTGGTTCTAAAAGATTCAAAATACTTTACGATTACCAATGAAACGGGTAATTTCGAATTTAACAGAGTAAAAACAGATACTTATACACTGCAGGTTTCGTTAACGGGTTACGAATCCATTGAAAAAGAAGTAACCATTACAGAACATGAAACAGCTGCACTTAATTTACAGCTGAAAGTTTCCAACAAAGAATTGCAGGAAGTTACCATCAACAGCAGAAAAAGCAGAGTTTCTAAAAAAACAGATTACGTTGCCAGAATGCCTCTGAAAAATCTGGAAAATCCACAGGTTTATAATCTGATACCCAAAGAACTTTTCCAAGAACAAATTGCTGTTGATATTGCCGGTGCCATGAGGAATGCGCCTGGTGTAGTACCGCTTAATTATCCTTCCGGCGGATTTGCGCTTATAATGAGAGGCTTTACTGTTGGTATTAACTCGCGAAATGGTATGGAAACATTATCAGGACGCTCTTCTGTAGGCATTGCCAATGTTGAACGCATTGAAGTTCTAAAAGGCCCTTCTGGAACTTTATTCGGGTCTTCGGCATCATCTTTTGGAGGTGTAGTCAATTTGGTTACCAAAAAACCTTTTGAAACTGCGTCAACAGAAATAGCATACACTGGAGGAAGTTTTGGTCTAAATCAGCTTACAGCCGACATAAATACACCGCTTACAAAAGAAAAAAATGTACTTTTTAGACTAAATGTCGGGGTTAATAAAGAAAAAAGCTTTTTGGATTATGGGTTTAATAACAGCCTGTCCTTCACTCCCAGCCTTACTTTTAAAGCAACAGAAAAACTTACTTTTAATGTTGATGCCGAATTATACAATGTTAAAAGTACTAAGCCTTTATACCCAAGTGCAGTAGCTGCATCTGGCATAACAAATCCTGAGGATGTAAAATTGGATTACAAAAAATCACTGGTTCATGAAGATGCTGATGCCAAATCATCTGCTTCAAAAGCATTTGTTCAGGCAGAATATCAGATAGCTGACCATTGGAAATCGACAACTTTATTTTCTTATGTAAGCGAAAACGTAGAATACAGTTATCAGGTTCTGCCAACATGGACTTCGCCGACAGTTGTTACTGCACGTGCAACCGTTTTTGGACCAATATCAAGTAATTATACCAATATTCAGGAAAATATAAATGGTGAGTTCGAAACCGGAATCCTTAAACATAAATTTTTAGCTGGTTTCAATTACAGATACTATAGCGATACTTTTTCGTCAACGCCAACTTCGGCAGTAATCAGAACGATTGATGTAACTACAAATTTTGCTCCAATCAGAAAAAAAGAAATCGATGCCTTGCTAGGAATTCCAGCAATAAGAGCTGGAAGAAACGAATATACTGCCAGCGGTTATGTTTCGGATGTAATAAGTTATGCTGACAGAATCTCGGTAATGCTGAGCCTTCGTTTAGATAATTTTGACCGTAAAGAAAGCGGTACCACACCAGCGTACAATCAAAATTCATTATCTCCAAAATTAGGCGTAGTTTATCAGGTTATTAAAAATCAGCTCTCAATATTCGGAAATTATATGAACGGTTTCCAAAACTTAGCACCAGTAAATCAGCCAAACGGTGAGCAGTTAATATTAGATCCTCTTTATGCAAATCAATACGAAGGAGGTATAAAAGCAGAACTTTTCAATAGAAAACTAAGCACCACTGTTAGTTATTATAATATTACAAATGACAATGCTGTAATGAGATATACTGATTTGACATACGAACAAGGCGGAAAGCAGGTAAGCAAAGGATATGAATTTGAACTGATTGCAAACCCAATTCCTGGTTTAGACATTATAGCAGGCTATGGATATAATGACAACCGCATTGTAAAATCCACCACTTTTCAAGGCAATAAAGCAGCCGATGCTCCTGAAAATATGGTAAACTTTTGGGCTTCTTATAAATCGCAGAGTATTTTAAAAGGTTTAGGTATTGGTTTTGGCGCCAATTATGTGGATGAAAGTTTCATGGCAACCAGCAATACCTTTTACATTCCGTCATATACCATTTTCAACGGTACCGTTTTTTATGAACAGCCTGCGTGGAGAATCGGAATTAAACTGAATAATCTAACGAATGAAAAATACTGGAGTACTTGGGGAGCACCGCAGGCTCCTACGAACTTTTTAGCAAACTTAACATTCAAGTTTTAA